Within the Eleginops maclovinus isolate JMC-PN-2008 ecotype Puerto Natales chromosome 13, JC_Emac_rtc_rv5, whole genome shotgun sequence genome, the region TGTATCGCTACAGCCCTAGTGTCTATCTGCTTCCGTTTTGTGACTGAAGATCTGGAACCAGAGGAACTTTTTCTTGGATTTTATCAGACATCAAAAACGACAGCAGAAACcctttttcagcttttaaaagacGTTTTGGTTAGATTCTCACTGCCAGTCagtaaatgcagaggacaatgCTATGACGGTGCGTCAAATGTGTCTGGCATTAGAACAGGTCTAAAGGCTCGCATGCGGGAGCTGGAGCCCCGAGCACAGTACATCCATTGCACTGCTCATGTTATGAATTTGGTTGTGCATGATGTCGCCCAAAACATTCCACCATGTCGGAACTTCATGGTACTTATTCGTGACATGGTAACACTCATCAGAAATTCCCCAAAGCGACTCACCTGGTTCCAAGAGTTTCAAGGCAAAGACGCATCATCTTTGAAACCGTTATGCCCGACGCGCTGGACCATGACAACGGCCTCGTTACAAGCCATTGCTTCCAACTACAGCGCGCTACTGGAATTTCTGGAGGACCTGTCTCTGAACGAAAAAGGTGACGCAGGAGGTAAAGCCTACGGTTTTCTTTTGCACCTGCAGAAATTTagcacttttttctctttgaaactCATGCTGAAATTCTTCTCTCACATGGAAACAGTCAATGCTGCACTCCAAAAGAGGAGTTTGCACCTACAGAAAGCTAGGCAGATGGTTGACACGCTCAGAGAAGACATAAAGTGTCTTCGTGAAGAAGGATTCCAAGGATTTTGGGAAAACAcaactgcagcagcacatgaCTTGAATTTGGAGAGCCCAGCTGTGCCAAGGCCAAGAAAAATACCCCGCCGACTGGAAGATGGAGGTTTGCCGCACTGCTTTCAAACACCAGAAACAATGTACCGACAGCAATTCTTTGAGATCATGGATACAGCGTCAACATGCCTGGACTGCAGGTTTAGTCCTTCTGTATTCGAACGCATGCAAGATGTTGAGGATTTTCTGATCGGGAAGGGTGACTGCAAAAGCATCATGGAGTTCTATAGGGATGATTTGGATGAGAAAAGGCTCAGGCTGCATCGTGATATGTGCATTGACTTAGCAAAGCAACGAGGAGTTCGCCTAGCTTCTTTTCAAGATGTAGTGGACTTCCTAAAAGGCAATCAGGGAGAGCACCTGAGAATCATGTTGCCAGAGATGACCAAACTAGTGAAACTCGCACTGACTGTCCCAGTAACATCCTGCAGTTCAGAGAGGTCATTTTCAGGCCT harbors:
- the LOC134875230 gene encoding zinc finger MYM-type protein 1-like, translated to MRELEPRAQYIHCTAHVMNLVVHDVAQNIPPCRNFMVLIRDMVTLIRNSPKRLTWFQEFQGKDASSLKPLCPTRWTMTTASLQAIASNYSALLEFLEDLSLNEKGDAGVNAALQKRSLHLQKARQMVDTLREDIKCLREEGFQGFWENTTAAAHDLNLESPAVPRPRKIPRRLEDGGLPHCFQTPETMYRQQFFEIMDTASTCLDCRFSPSVFERMQDVEDFLIGKGDCKSIMEFYRDDLDEKRLRLHRDMCIDLAKQRGVRLASFQDVVDFLKGNQGEHLRIMLPEMTKLVKLALTVPVTSCSSERSFSGLRRLKTYLRSTMGQARLTHIAVLNTHKDVSRNRNLDVIADEFIKRTAARSVTFLIKK